A part of Streptomyces sp. DSM 40750 genomic DNA contains:
- a CDS encoding alginate lyase family protein, with amino-acid sequence MTAQISRRSTLKIAGIAAGAAGLGIGTGMAATPASAAGGAYAHPGLLHTKADLARMAAKVKAGAAPYTAGFAKLTANRHAQSGWQANPQATVTRGGTGQNYVILYNDVHAAYQNGLRHHVTGESAYADTAVAILNAWSAKLTSLAGNADRFLAAGLYGYQIANAAELVRDHPDFELDRFQEMLSGVFAPVSDDFLVKHNGAVITNYWPNWDLANMACVLATGILCDDKAQVARAVDYFKNGEGLGAVKKAIPVVHDDGLAEWLEAGRDQGHALLGVGLMGTFCEMAWNQGIDLYGYDDNRFLKGAQYVAKWAMGGQVAYTENTRAKGAINGWSGRETASQAAGVDPNMTRPIWAMIANHYTKRRGLDASYVTRIAAKSAPEGGGGDYGPNSGGYDQLGFGTLAFTRDKATPAEASAAPSGSTSASDSGSATSKKGTSSASPSASASAQGGRGEDLAATGTSDFPAWTAAGGVAALTGGLLLLRRRNRAGGRPES; translated from the coding sequence GTGACAGCACAGATCAGCCGCCGGAGCACGCTGAAGATCGCCGGTATCGCCGCGGGCGCGGCGGGCCTGGGAATCGGCACGGGCATGGCGGCGACGCCCGCCTCGGCGGCGGGCGGCGCCTACGCGCACCCCGGTCTGCTCCACACCAAGGCGGACCTGGCCCGTATGGCGGCCAAGGTGAAGGCAGGCGCCGCGCCCTACACGGCGGGCTTCGCGAAGCTGACCGCCAACCGGCACGCGCAGAGCGGCTGGCAGGCCAACCCGCAGGCGACCGTGACCCGGGGTGGCACCGGCCAGAACTACGTGATCCTCTACAACGACGTCCACGCCGCCTACCAGAACGGCCTCCGTCACCACGTCACCGGCGAGTCCGCGTACGCCGACACGGCCGTCGCGATCCTCAACGCCTGGTCGGCGAAGCTGACTTCGCTGGCGGGCAACGCCGACCGCTTCCTGGCCGCGGGGCTGTACGGCTACCAGATCGCCAACGCCGCCGAGCTCGTCCGCGACCACCCGGACTTCGAGCTCGACCGCTTCCAGGAGATGCTGAGCGGCGTCTTCGCCCCGGTCAGTGACGACTTCCTGGTCAAGCACAACGGCGCCGTCATCACGAACTACTGGCCCAACTGGGACCTCGCCAACATGGCGTGCGTCCTGGCCACCGGCATCCTCTGCGACGACAAGGCCCAAGTCGCCCGTGCCGTGGACTACTTCAAGAACGGCGAAGGCCTCGGCGCGGTCAAGAAGGCCATCCCGGTCGTGCACGACGACGGCCTCGCCGAGTGGCTGGAGGCCGGCCGCGACCAGGGCCACGCCCTGCTGGGCGTCGGCCTGATGGGCACCTTCTGCGAGATGGCCTGGAACCAGGGCATCGACCTGTACGGCTACGACGACAACCGTTTCCTCAAGGGCGCCCAGTACGTGGCCAAGTGGGCCATGGGCGGCCAGGTCGCCTACACCGAGAACACCCGCGCGAAGGGCGCGATCAACGGCTGGTCCGGCCGGGAGACCGCGTCCCAGGCGGCCGGTGTCGACCCGAACATGACGCGCCCCATCTGGGCCATGATCGCCAACCACTACACCAAGCGCCGGGGCCTCGACGCCTCCTACGTCACCCGTATCGCGGCCAAGTCGGCCCCCGAGGGCGGTGGCGGCGACTACGGCCCCAACAGCGGCGGCTACGACCAACTGGGCTTCGGCACCCTGGCGTTCACCCGCGACAAGGCCACGCCCGCCGAGGCGAGCGCAGCACCGTCGGGATCCACCTCCGCGTCCGACTCGGGGTCCGCCACCTCGAAGAAGGGCACCTCGTCCGCCTCCCCGTCCGCCTCCGCGAGCGCCCAGGGCGGCCGGGGCGAGGACCTGGCCGCGACCGGCACCTCCGACTTCCCGGCCTGGACCGCCGCGGGCGGAGTCGCGGCCCTCACGGGCGGCCTGCTCCTGCTGCGCCGCCGCAACCGCGCGGGCGGCCGGCCGGAGAGCTGA
- a CDS encoding pectinesterase family protein, with the protein MSENSGKARHRRRKTALVAGVPLTLAAAGTMAYGTVFGVFGEDAQSRAAAAAPAWAAESADGFASVNALGQNGTYGGRDGRTVTVKTLADLEKYATAAEPYVIVVAATITMNPVGKEIKVASDKTIVGSGTSGHIVGGGFFLGSGVHNVIIRNLTIRDSYQGTWNDKDHDFDAIQMDGAHHVWIDHNDLRHMADGLIDSRKDTTYVTVSWNKLSQNNKTFGIGWTTNTTADLTIHHNWFRETEQRNPSTDNVAHAHLYNNFLEDVSGTDITSSYGNYARGTTKMVLENSYFQGMRNPVTKDSTAALVQRGNVFSGTSGRNESGGTAFDPKAYYSYTLDKTADVPALLKSGTGPRSSIGTTAPTTAAAATTLTVAKDGSGQYTSVQKAVDAVPANNTARVVISVAPGTYREVVKVPSNKPHVTIQGSGGSRKDTTIVYGNAAGMQKPDGSGTYGTPGSATVSVQSDDSQVRNLTVTNDFDEAANQSLSGHQAVALLTQADRIVLDGIIVNGDQDTLELETAAKDKLGRVYVTNSYVTGNVDFIFGRATVVVDKSVITLKKRWNGTSAGYITAPSTPGNRKGILINRSTVNGDVSAASFFLGRNWHPGGDTTVDPQTTVRNSTLSAAIKSTPWSDMGGFSWKDDRFAEYKNTGAGSGSASSNRPQLTDAQAADQEVADWLGGWTPGA; encoded by the coding sequence GTGAGCGAGAACAGCGGCAAGGCCCGCCACCGCAGAAGGAAGACCGCACTCGTGGCCGGAGTCCCCCTGACCCTGGCGGCGGCCGGAACCATGGCGTACGGCACGGTCTTCGGCGTCTTCGGCGAGGACGCCCAGTCCCGGGCGGCGGCGGCCGCCCCGGCCTGGGCCGCCGAGTCCGCCGACGGCTTCGCCTCGGTCAACGCCCTGGGCCAGAACGGCACCTACGGCGGCCGGGACGGCAGGACGGTCACCGTGAAGACCCTCGCCGACCTGGAGAAGTACGCGACCGCCGCCGAGCCGTACGTCATCGTCGTGGCCGCGACGATCACCATGAACCCGGTGGGCAAGGAGATCAAGGTCGCCTCGGACAAGACGATCGTCGGCTCCGGGACCTCCGGGCACATCGTGGGCGGCGGCTTCTTCCTCGGCTCGGGCGTCCACAACGTGATCATCCGGAACCTGACGATCCGTGACTCCTACCAGGGGACGTGGAACGACAAGGACCACGACTTCGACGCGATCCAGATGGACGGCGCCCACCACGTCTGGATCGACCACAACGACCTGCGGCACATGGCGGACGGCCTCATCGACAGCCGCAAGGACACCACCTACGTCACGGTGTCCTGGAACAAGCTGAGCCAGAACAACAAGACCTTCGGCATCGGCTGGACCACGAACACCACCGCCGATCTGACGATCCACCACAACTGGTTCCGCGAGACCGAGCAGCGCAACCCGTCCACCGACAACGTCGCCCACGCGCATCTGTACAACAACTTCCTGGAGGACGTGTCCGGCACGGACATCACCTCGTCGTACGGCAACTACGCGCGCGGCACCACGAAGATGGTCCTGGAGAACAGCTACTTCCAGGGCATGAGGAACCCGGTCACCAAGGACTCCACGGCCGCCCTCGTCCAGCGCGGCAACGTCTTCTCCGGCACCTCCGGCCGCAACGAGAGCGGCGGCACGGCCTTCGACCCGAAGGCGTACTACAGCTACACCCTCGACAAGACGGCCGACGTGCCCGCCCTCCTCAAGTCCGGCACGGGGCCGAGGAGTTCGATCGGCACGACGGCCCCGACCACCGCCGCCGCGGCCACCACGCTCACCGTCGCCAAGGACGGCAGCGGCCAGTACACCAGCGTGCAGAAGGCCGTCGACGCCGTGCCCGCGAACAACACGGCGCGGGTGGTGATCTCGGTCGCGCCGGGGACGTACCGGGAGGTCGTCAAGGTCCCGTCCAACAAGCCGCACGTCACCATCCAGGGCTCGGGCGGCAGCCGCAAGGACACGACCATCGTGTACGGCAACGCGGCCGGGATGCAGAAGCCGGACGGCTCCGGCACCTACGGCACCCCGGGCAGCGCGACCGTGTCCGTCCAGTCCGACGACTCCCAGGTCCGCAACCTGACCGTCACCAACGACTTCGACGAGGCGGCGAACCAGTCCCTCTCCGGCCACCAGGCCGTCGCGCTGCTGACGCAGGCCGACCGGATCGTCCTCGACGGGATCATCGTCAACGGCGACCAGGACACCCTGGAGCTGGAGACCGCCGCCAAGGACAAGCTCGGCCGGGTCTACGTCACCAACTCCTACGTCACGGGCAACGTCGACTTCATCTTCGGCCGGGCCACGGTCGTCGTCGACAAGTCGGTCATCACGCTGAAGAAGCGCTGGAACGGCACCTCCGCCGGATACATCACCGCGCCCAGCACGCCCGGGAACCGCAAGGGCATCCTGATCAACCGCTCCACCGTCAACGGTGACGTGTCCGCCGCGAGCTTCTTCCTCGGCCGCAACTGGCACCCGGGCGGCGACACGACCGTCGACCCGCAGACCACCGTCCGCAACAGCACGCTCAGCGCCGCGATCAAGTCCACGCCCTGGTCCGACATGGGCGGTTTCTCCTGGAAGGACGACCGCTTCGCCGAGTACAAGAACACCGGCGCCGGATCGGGCAGCGCGAGCAGCAACCGTCCGCAGCTGACGGACGCGCAGGCCGCGGACCAGGAGGTCGCGGACTGGCTGGGCGGCTGGACGCCCGGCGCCTGA
- a CDS encoding acyl-CoA dehydrogenase family protein gives MTDAAELRRRTAELLAAFPPATTDRVDFLRARFDAGLAWVHYPEGLGGLGAPRSLQAVVDADLEAEGAPDNDPRRIGIGLGMAAPTILAYGTEEQKRRYLRPLWTGEEVWCQLFSEPGAGSDLAALGTRAVRESGGEWVVNGQKVWTSSAHIARWAILIARTDPDAPKHRGITYFICDMTDPGVEVRPLRQVTGEAEFNEVFITDVRIPDSRRLGEIGDGWKVAQTTLNNERVAIGGMRLPREGGMIGPVSKTWRERPELRTHDLHQRLLQLWVEAEAARLTAERLRQQLVAGQPGPEGAGMKLAFARLNQEISGLEVELRGEEGLLYDDWTMRRPELVDFVGRDAGYRYLRSKGNSIEGGTTEVLLNIVAERVLGLPSEPRTDKDVAWKDLAR, from the coding sequence ATGACCGACGCAGCCGAACTCAGGCGCCGCACAGCCGAGTTGCTGGCCGCGTTTCCTCCCGCCACCACCGACCGCGTGGACTTCCTCCGCGCTCGCTTCGACGCGGGGCTCGCCTGGGTGCACTACCCCGAAGGGCTCGGCGGCCTCGGTGCCCCGCGCTCCCTCCAGGCCGTGGTGGACGCGGACCTGGAGGCGGAAGGCGCCCCCGACAACGACCCGCGGCGCATCGGCATCGGCCTCGGCATGGCCGCGCCGACCATCCTCGCCTACGGCACGGAGGAGCAGAAGCGGCGCTACCTGCGGCCGCTCTGGACGGGCGAGGAGGTCTGGTGCCAGCTCTTCAGCGAGCCCGGTGCCGGCTCCGACCTGGCCGCGCTCGGCACGCGGGCCGTCCGGGAGAGTGGGGGAGAGTGGGTGGTCAACGGGCAGAAGGTGTGGACGTCCAGCGCGCACATCGCCCGCTGGGCCATCCTCATCGCCCGCACCGATCCGGACGCGCCCAAGCACCGGGGCATCACGTACTTCATCTGCGACATGACCGACCCGGGCGTCGAGGTCCGGCCGCTCCGCCAGGTCACCGGCGAGGCCGAGTTCAACGAGGTGTTCATCACCGACGTCCGCATCCCGGACTCGCGTCGCCTCGGTGAGATCGGCGACGGCTGGAAGGTCGCGCAGACCACCCTGAACAACGAACGCGTCGCCATCGGCGGGATGCGGCTGCCCCGCGAGGGCGGCATGATCGGCCCGGTCTCCAAGACCTGGCGCGAACGCCCCGAACTGCGCACCCACGACCTCCACCAGCGGCTCCTGCAGCTCTGGGTCGAGGCCGAGGCCGCCCGGCTCACGGCCGAGCGGCTGCGCCAGCAGCTCGTCGCCGGGCAGCCCGGCCCCGAGGGCGCCGGCATGAAGCTCGCCTTCGCCCGCCTCAACCAGGAGATCAGCGGCCTGGAGGTCGAACTCCGCGGCGAGGAAGGCCTGTTGTATGACGACTGGACCATGCGGCGCCCGGAACTGGTCGACTTCGTCGGCCGCGACGCCGGCTACCGCTACCTCCGCTCCAAGGGCAACAGCATCGAGGGCGGGACCACCGAGGTCCTGCTGAACATCGTCGCCGAGCGCGTCCTGGGCCTGCCCAGCGAGCCGCGCACCGACAAGGACGTCGCCTGGAAGGACCTGGCCCGATGA
- a CDS encoding NADPH:quinone oxidoreductase family protein gives MQAWQVHENGEPSEVMRLQDVERPTPGDGQVLLKVRAANINFPDALMCRGHYQVRPPLPFTPGVEICGETEDGRRVIANPALPYGGLAEYAVADAAALLSAPEALDDAEAAALHIGYQTGWFGLHRRARLEAGETLLVHAAAGGVGSAAVQLGKAAGATVIGVVGGADKAAVARELGCDVVVDRRSEDVVAAVKEATGGRGADVIYDPVGGEAYTQSTKVVAFEGRIVVVGFASGTIPSPGLNHALVKNYAILGLHWGLYNTKNPKLVQHCHEQLTELAARGVVRPLVSERAPLDGAAAAVQRVADGVTTGRVVVMPSLENGAAA, from the coding sequence ATGCAGGCATGGCAAGTGCACGAGAACGGCGAGCCGAGCGAGGTGATGCGGCTCCAGGACGTGGAGCGGCCCACTCCCGGTGACGGCCAGGTCCTGCTGAAGGTGCGCGCCGCGAACATCAACTTCCCGGACGCGCTGATGTGCCGGGGGCACTACCAGGTCAGGCCGCCGCTCCCGTTCACCCCGGGCGTGGAGATCTGCGGCGAGACCGAGGACGGCCGCCGGGTCATCGCCAACCCCGCGCTGCCGTACGGCGGTCTCGCCGAGTACGCGGTCGCCGACGCCGCCGCTCTGCTGTCCGCGCCCGAGGCGTTGGACGACGCCGAGGCCGCCGCCCTGCACATCGGCTACCAGACGGGCTGGTTCGGCCTCCACCGCCGGGCCCGTCTCGAAGCCGGGGAGACCCTGCTCGTCCACGCTGCCGCGGGAGGGGTCGGCAGCGCGGCCGTGCAGCTCGGCAAGGCGGCCGGCGCGACGGTCATCGGCGTCGTCGGCGGCGCCGACAAGGCCGCCGTGGCCCGGGAGCTGGGCTGCGACGTGGTGGTCGACCGGCGGAGCGAGGACGTCGTCGCCGCCGTGAAGGAGGCCACCGGAGGCCGGGGCGCGGACGTGATCTACGACCCCGTGGGCGGCGAGGCCTACACGCAGTCGACCAAGGTCGTCGCCTTCGAAGGGCGCATCGTGGTCGTCGGCTTCGCCAGCGGGACGATTCCCAGCCCCGGCCTCAACCACGCCCTCGTCAAGAACTACGCGATCCTCGGCCTGCACTGGGGCCTGTACAACACCAAGAACCCGAAGCTGGTCCAGCACTGCCACGAGCAGCTCACCGAACTGGCGGCCCGTGGCGTCGTCAGGCCGCTGGTGAGCGAGCGCGCGCCGCTCGACGGGGCCGCGGCCGCCGTGCAGCGCGTCGCGGACGGCGTCACCACGGGCCGGGTCGTCGTGATGCCTTCGCTGGAGAACGGAGCCGCCGCATGA
- a CDS encoding helix-turn-helix domain-containing protein yields the protein MSEGTDEVLAGVGPRLRRIRKERGATLAGLSEATGISVSTLSRLESGLRKPSLELLLPIARAHQVPLDELIGEPPVGDPRVRSKAIVRHGRTYWPLTRQPGGLQAFKVLVPQSQQEPEPRTHEGYEWLYVMSGKLRVVLGEHDVVMVAGEAAEFDTRVPHWFGSTGEGPVEFLSLFGPQGERIHVRAKPTRS from the coding sequence ATGAGCGAGGGGACCGATGAGGTTCTCGCCGGGGTCGGGCCGCGGCTGCGGCGGATCCGGAAGGAGCGGGGGGCGACGCTCGCCGGGCTGTCGGAGGCGACCGGTATCTCGGTGAGCACGCTGTCGCGGCTGGAGTCGGGGCTGCGCAAGCCCAGCCTGGAGTTGTTGCTGCCGATCGCGCGGGCGCATCAGGTGCCCCTGGACGAGCTGATCGGGGAGCCTCCGGTCGGTGATCCGAGGGTCCGGTCGAAGGCGATCGTGCGGCATGGGCGCACGTACTGGCCGCTCACCCGGCAGCCGGGCGGTCTCCAGGCCTTCAAGGTCCTCGTGCCCCAGTCGCAGCAGGAGCCGGAGCCGCGCACCCACGAGGGCTACGAGTGGCTGTATGTGATGTCCGGGAAACTGCGGGTCGTGCTCGGCGAGCATGACGTGGTGATGGTCGCCGGGGAGGCCGCCGAGTTCGACACCCGGGTCCCGCACTGGTTCGGTTCGACGGGGGAGGGGCCGGTGGAGTTCCTCAGTCTGTTCGGGCCGCAGGGGGAGCGGATCCACGTAAGGGCCAAGCCCACGCGTTCGTGA
- a CDS encoding acyl-CoA dehydrogenase family protein yields the protein MSAQPDLLYSEEEEALRAAVRDLLADHCDAAGVIARVESDAPHDRELWKLLADGMGLAGLLVPEEQGGQGATHREVAVVLEELGRAVAPVPFLTSAVVATEALLAGEAGDLLGDLASGRKIGTLAVALNLPAGSAYKVVRHEGGALHGELTGIADAAVADVLLVPADDGGLYAVDASAATVTPQVSLDLTRPLAKVVLDGAPGRLLGDAEPAVRRALRAGAALLASEQLGLAEWTLTETVRYLKERKQFNRPVGGFQALKHRLAQLWLEVVNLRAAARNAADALATGSDDADVAVAVAQAFAAPVAVHAAEEALQLHGGIGMTWEHPVHLYLKRAKADSIAYGTAGAHRAALAELVDLPSP from the coding sequence ATGAGCGCACAGCCCGACCTTCTGTACTCGGAGGAGGAAGAGGCCCTCCGCGCCGCCGTCCGCGACCTGCTCGCCGACCACTGCGACGCGGCGGGCGTGATCGCGCGCGTCGAGTCGGACGCCCCGCACGATCGCGAACTGTGGAAGCTGCTCGCCGACGGCATGGGCCTCGCCGGGCTGCTCGTCCCCGAGGAGCAGGGCGGTCAGGGTGCCACGCACCGCGAAGTCGCCGTGGTCCTTGAGGAGTTGGGGCGTGCGGTCGCGCCGGTGCCGTTCCTCACGAGCGCGGTCGTCGCCACCGAGGCCCTGCTGGCCGGCGAGGCCGGCGACCTGCTCGGCGACCTGGCCTCCGGCCGGAAGATCGGCACCCTGGCCGTCGCCCTGAACCTTCCCGCCGGGAGCGCCTACAAGGTCGTACGGCACGAAGGCGGCGCACTGCACGGGGAGTTGACCGGCATCGCGGACGCGGCCGTCGCCGATGTGCTGCTGGTGCCCGCCGACGACGGTGGTCTGTACGCGGTCGACGCCTCGGCCGCGACCGTCACCCCGCAGGTGTCCCTGGACCTGACCCGGCCGCTGGCGAAGGTGGTGCTCGACGGGGCGCCGGGCCGTCTCCTCGGGGACGCCGAGCCCGCCGTGCGCCGCGCCCTGCGGGCCGGAGCCGCACTCCTGGCCTCCGAGCAACTCGGCCTCGCGGAATGGACGTTGACCGAGACGGTCCGCTACCTCAAGGAGCGCAAGCAGTTCAACCGGCCCGTCGGTGGCTTCCAGGCGCTCAAGCACCGCCTGGCGCAGCTGTGGCTGGAGGTCGTCAACCTGCGGGCGGCCGCCCGGAACGCGGCGGACGCGCTCGCCACCGGCAGCGACGACGCCGATGTGGCGGTCGCCGTCGCGCAGGCCTTCGCGGCGCCCGTGGCCGTGCACGCGGCCGAGGAGGCGCTGCAACTGCACGGCGGGATCGGCATGACCTGGGAGCACCCGGTCCACCTGTATCTGAAGCGGGCCAAGGCCGACTCGATCGCGTACGGCACGGCGGGCGCCCACCGGGCGGCCCTGGCCGAACTGGTCGACCTCCCGTCCCCCTGA
- a CDS encoding DUF779 domain-containing protein, with product MDVVPRVELTPAAADLVRRLRAAHGPLMFHQSGGCCDGSAPMCFPDGEFRTGDSDVLLAELDVDGIDESVGFWMSRNQYEVWSHTRLIVDVVPGRGSGFSLEAPEGVRFLIRSRVVEAEPPPGR from the coding sequence ATGGATGTGGTCCCGCGTGTAGAGCTGACGCCCGCGGCCGCCGATCTCGTACGGCGGCTGCGGGCGGCCCACGGCCCGTTGATGTTCCACCAGTCGGGCGGCTGCTGCGACGGCAGCGCGCCCATGTGCTTCCCGGACGGCGAGTTCCGTACGGGAGACTCGGACGTCCTCCTCGCGGAGCTGGACGTGGACGGGATCGACGAATCCGTCGGGTTCTGGATGTCCCGCAACCAGTACGAGGTGTGGAGCCACACCCGGCTGATCGTCGACGTCGTACCCGGCCGGGGCAGCGGTTTCTCCCTGGAGGCACCCGAAGGGGTGCGCTTTCTCATCCGTTCCCGCGTCGTCGAGGCCGAGCCGCCGCCCGGCCGGTAG
- a CDS encoding phosphatidylinositol-specific phospholipase C/glycerophosphodiester phosphodiesterase family protein: MALTTRRRALTTLGAALAGAVALPGTSALAGEQKHRPRPLWRAHAHNDYEHPRPLLDALDHRFGSVEADIFLVGDQLLVAHDATDLDPTRTLESLYLDPLAARVRAHHGSVYRGHRGPLQLLIDIKTEGSSTYLELDRHLRRYRHLFTTYAHGRVHPGAVTAVISGDRAARVPMEAQTVRRAFYDGRLADLVSATPARASFIPLISDNWTLNFTWRGVGPFPDAERAKLRQIVSTAHGRGQTVRFWATPDLAGPARDALWGELLAADVDHLNTDDLAGLEAFLDAHRPA, encoded by the coding sequence ATGGCCCTCACCACCCGTCGCAGAGCCCTCACCACCCTCGGCGCCGCCCTCGCGGGCGCGGTCGCCCTGCCCGGCACGAGCGCGCTGGCCGGCGAACAGAAGCACCGCCCGCGCCCGTTGTGGCGCGCCCACGCGCACAACGACTACGAGCACCCGCGCCCCCTCCTCGACGCCCTCGACCACCGCTTCGGCAGCGTCGAGGCCGACATCTTCCTCGTCGGCGACCAACTGCTCGTCGCCCACGACGCCACCGACCTCGACCCCACCCGCACCCTCGAATCCCTCTACCTGGACCCGCTCGCCGCCCGCGTCCGCGCCCACCACGGCTCGGTCTACCGGGGCCACCGTGGGCCGCTGCAACTGCTCATCGACATCAAGACCGAGGGCTCGTCGACGTATCTCGAACTCGACCGCCATCTGCGGCGCTACCGGCACCTGTTCACGACGTACGCGCACGGCCGGGTCCACCCGGGCGCGGTCACGGCCGTGATCTCCGGGGACCGGGCCGCCCGGGTGCCCATGGAGGCACAGACCGTGCGGCGCGCCTTCTACGACGGCCGGCTCGCCGACCTCGTCAGCGCGACGCCCGCGCGCGCCTCCTTCATCCCGTTGATCTCCGACAACTGGACGCTCAACTTCACCTGGCGGGGTGTCGGCCCGTTCCCGGACGCCGAGCGCGCCAAGCTGCGCCAGATCGTCTCGACGGCCCACGGGCGCGGGCAGACGGTGCGGTTCTGGGCGACGCCCGACCTGGCGGGCCCGGCCCGGGACGCGCTGTGGGGCGAGCTGCTCGCCGCGGACGTGGACCACCTCAACACGGACGACCTGGCGGGCCTCGAAGCGTTCCTGGACGCTCACCGGCCCGCGTAG
- a CDS encoding phosphodiester glycosidase family protein, producing the protein MLAGATLVGAAPASGAPGAVVVAPGIEYTEFDIQAAKGVAHAHVLSVDLRSRQVGVGLLYPGKVAARATVSRLATAAGAVAGVNGDFFNITETQHPGVAATGASVGPAIARGHALKAAVPNGQRFGPALPPGTSTKDVLGVTADGTARLDSIALDGSVTTAEGDLPLGGLNQYALPVGSVGAFTADWGETSRLRAVCGTDTDRAAPCSTDTHEVVVSGGRAVHSAGTPGSGVIEPGTTVLVGREAGARRLRELSPGDPVAVRHRLVASSTRTPYTFALGGYPVLRGGLPLPGLDHTTSAVRTAAGIADGGHRLLLLALDGAAAYRTGLTIAEVADTMRRLGSVDAFSLDGGGSSTLVARAPGASAVTVRNHPSDGTERAVPNGIGVFAKPWR; encoded by the coding sequence GTGCTGGCCGGCGCGACCCTCGTGGGGGCGGCACCGGCCAGTGGCGCGCCCGGGGCCGTCGTCGTCGCGCCGGGCATCGAGTACACCGAGTTCGACATCCAGGCCGCCAAGGGCGTGGCACACGCCCATGTGCTGAGCGTCGATCTGCGCAGTCGCCAGGTCGGTGTCGGACTGCTGTACCCGGGGAAGGTGGCGGCGCGGGCGACCGTGTCCCGGCTGGCCACCGCGGCGGGCGCCGTGGCCGGGGTCAACGGCGACTTCTTCAACATCACCGAGACCCAGCATCCCGGTGTCGCGGCCACGGGAGCGTCGGTCGGCCCGGCGATCGCCCGCGGGCACGCGCTCAAGGCCGCCGTCCCGAACGGTCAGCGCTTCGGCCCCGCGCTGCCGCCCGGCACGAGCACCAAGGACGTACTCGGCGTCACGGCCGACGGCACGGCCCGCCTCGACAGCATCGCCCTCGACGGTTCCGTCACCACCGCCGAGGGCGATCTCCCGCTCGGCGGCCTCAACCAGTACGCCCTGCCGGTCGGTTCCGTCGGGGCGTTCACCGCGGACTGGGGCGAGACCTCCCGGTTGCGGGCCGTCTGCGGCACGGACACCGACCGGGCGGCACCGTGCAGCACCGACACCCACGAGGTAGTGGTCTCGGGAGGCCGTGCGGTCCACTCGGCCGGCACCCCCGGCAGCGGTGTCATCGAGCCCGGCACCACCGTCCTCGTCGGCCGCGAGGCGGGCGCCCGGCGGCTGCGCGAACTCTCCCCGGGCGACCCGGTCGCGGTGCGGCACCGCCTGGTCGCGTCGTCGACCAGGACCCCGTACACCTTCGCGCTCGGCGGCTACCCGGTCCTCCGGGGCGGCCTGCCGCTCCCCGGCCTCGACCACACGACCTCGGCGGTACGCACGGCCGCCGGCATCGCCGACGGCGGTCACCGTCTCCTGTTGCTCGCCCTGGACGGCGCCGCCGCCTACCGCACCGGGCTCACCATCGCGGAAGTCGCCGACACCATGCGGCGGCTGGGTTCCGTCGACGCCTTCAGCCTGGACGGCGGCGGATCGAGCACGCTGGTCGCTCGCGCCCCGGGCGCGAGCGCCGTCACCGTACGGAACCATCCGAGCGACGGCACCGAGCGCGCCGTACCGAACGGCATCGGCGTGTTCGCGAAGCCATGGCGGTGA